In the genome of Bremerella sp. JC817, one region contains:
- a CDS encoding NAD(P)H-binding protein, whose translation MMPLDDETAGSIRKTVLVTGATGYIGSRLIPRILETHAVRCLVRDRGRVPASFRDRIDAVEGDVMHSPTVRQALKGVDVAFYLIHGMGNGTDFQQSDRIAAEGFAKVAQDEGVSRIIYLGGLGDENDPELSPHLRSRHEVGEIFRNSGVPTIELRASIVLGPGSLSYELIRSLTQRLPMMICPRWLSTPTQPIATDDVLSYLHQAIDLPAEQSELFEIGSQDVVTYGQLIQMYAKERNLRRLLISVPLLTPYLSSLWLGLVTPTSADVGRHLIEGLRNPTVVRDNRALSRFPHQPMSTSEAIRQAVAAEG comes from the coding sequence ATGATGCCCCTGGACGATGAAACTGCTGGTTCGATCCGCAAAACCGTGCTCGTGACCGGTGCTACCGGTTACATCGGAAGCCGATTGATACCGCGGATTCTCGAAACGCACGCCGTTCGCTGTCTGGTCCGCGATCGGGGTCGGGTTCCTGCGTCGTTTCGCGATCGCATCGATGCGGTCGAAGGGGACGTCATGCACTCGCCTACCGTTCGCCAGGCATTAAAAGGGGTCGATGTTGCGTTCTATCTGATCCATGGCATGGGCAATGGAACCGACTTCCAGCAAAGCGATCGCATCGCTGCTGAAGGATTTGCAAAAGTGGCCCAGGACGAAGGGGTCTCAAGAATCATCTACCTGGGCGGGCTTGGAGACGAAAACGATCCTGAGTTGTCCCCCCATCTGCGAAGCCGCCATGAAGTGGGCGAGATCTTCCGAAACAGTGGTGTTCCGACGATCGAACTGCGGGCTTCGATTGTGCTGGGCCCTGGCAGTTTGTCGTACGAACTGATTCGTTCGCTCACGCAGCGATTGCCGATGATGATCTGCCCGCGCTGGCTCTCGACACCAACGCAACCGATCGCCACCGACGATGTGTTGAGCTACCTCCACCAGGCGATCGATCTTCCGGCCGAGCAAAGTGAATTGTTCGAGATCGGTAGCCAGGATGTGGTGACCTATGGCCAGTTGATTCAAATGTACGCGAAAGAGCGAAACCTGCGGCGACTGTTGATCAGTGTGCCGCTTTTGACTCCTTATCTTTCGAGTCTTTGGCTGGGGTTGGTCACGCCGACCAGCGCCGATGTTGGCCGGCATTTGATTGAAGGCCTGCGCAACCCAACGGTCGTTCGTGACAACCGGGCCCTGAGCCGCTTCCCGCATCAGCCAATGAGCACCTCGGAAGCGATCCGCCAGGCTGTGGCCGCCGAGGGTTAG